One part of the Arachidicoccus terrestris genome encodes these proteins:
- a CDS encoding DUF3857 domain-containing protein — protein sequence MRKPTLLLLLLAITVCSFAQKKLMKFGRISDEEMALKDCDFDPGADIVCLFEESNVQYNLNGNVPMLETYIRKRFKVLKPAGAESANIKLTYYSKGGYASISGVEGYVYNMGPDGKVVSTKMKGNEAFRKKLDDEYSEMSFALPGVKEGSVFEYKYKIFRKTIGGIAPWKFQHEYPTLYSCCHLLIPEYFDFTYTAVRRQEMEVKHDGLQGSYYTMSNIPSMHDEPYMAGTNDFMQRVDFHLTRINPPGQPSIPIGTTWENITKDLLENTYFGQQLGRNIKGTDSLNAALSNCKTPLEKVTAIYEFVQQYMTWNGDNRVYAADAGIKDCWNKKQGTAADINMILIDLLRDNDISAYPILVSTRDNGSVHKTYPDITQFNCTMAMVQLDSNSYILNAADKYNPVNLIPYDVQYTYGFVVDKKKGGWMTIFDNGKKDRSTITVSLNLDKNGKFTGIGRATYSDYARNMRLADYRKKQLKSELDQTGDITINIDSLDVHNADDWQKPLDVQINYSGKAKQSGKYTLIPYDLFLGLGDNPFTADKRQTNINFGFLQDLQITGYINLPPGFDLESMPKSMIMRMPDSSILFKRIFQKSGKDQLAFQLKIQHLRPEYAAIEYPDIKAYYKKMYELLSERIVLKKM from the coding sequence ATGAGAAAACCAACTCTTCTGCTGCTTTTGCTGGCAATAACCGTGTGCAGCTTTGCGCAAAAAAAATTAATGAAATTCGGAAGGATATCCGATGAAGAAATGGCCCTGAAAGACTGTGATTTTGATCCAGGTGCCGATATCGTGTGCCTTTTTGAGGAAAGTAATGTCCAATATAATCTCAATGGCAATGTACCGATGTTAGAAACCTATATCAGGAAGCGCTTCAAAGTTTTAAAGCCCGCTGGCGCCGAATCCGCCAATATAAAACTTACTTATTATAGCAAAGGTGGATATGCATCAATAAGTGGTGTAGAAGGCTATGTATACAATATGGGACCTGACGGCAAGGTTGTCAGCACCAAAATGAAAGGCAATGAAGCCTTTCGCAAAAAACTGGATGATGAATACTCAGAAATGAGTTTCGCCTTGCCGGGCGTAAAGGAAGGGAGCGTCTTTGAATATAAATACAAGATATTCCGAAAGACGATCGGCGGCATCGCTCCATGGAAATTCCAGCATGAGTATCCGACGTTATATAGTTGCTGTCACCTGCTAATCCCTGAATATTTTGATTTCACATATACAGCCGTAAGGCGTCAGGAAATGGAAGTTAAGCATGACGGGCTCCAAGGTTCTTATTACACCATGAGTAACATTCCCAGCATGCACGATGAGCCTTACATGGCCGGTACCAATGATTTTATGCAGCGGGTTGATTTTCATCTGACCAGAATCAATCCTCCCGGCCAGCCTTCTATTCCCATAGGCACCACCTGGGAGAATATTACTAAAGATCTTTTGGAAAATACTTATTTTGGTCAGCAGCTCGGACGAAATATAAAAGGGACTGATTCGTTAAATGCAGCGCTTTCCAACTGTAAAACGCCACTGGAGAAAGTGACAGCTATCTACGAGTTCGTCCAGCAATATATGACCTGGAATGGCGATAACAGGGTATATGCTGCAGATGCAGGAATAAAAGATTGCTGGAATAAAAAGCAAGGCACAGCAGCAGATATTAATATGATTTTGATCGATTTGTTGAGAGATAATGATATATCTGCCTACCCCATCCTTGTCAGTACCCGTGATAATGGCAGCGTACATAAAACCTATCCTGACATAACGCAATTCAATTGTACGATGGCGATGGTACAATTAGATTCCAATAGCTATATACTCAATGCGGCTGATAAGTACAACCCTGTCAACCTCATTCCTTATGATGTACAATATACCTATGGTTTTGTAGTGGATAAGAAAAAGGGCGGCTGGATGACGATCTTCGACAATGGCAAAAAGGATAGATCAACCATTACGGTATCGCTTAATCTAGACAAAAATGGCAAATTTACAGGTATTGGCCGTGCGACCTATTCCGATTACGCCAGAAACATGCGCCTTGCCGATTACCGCAAAAAACAACTTAAATCCGAACTTGACCAGACTGGCGATATAACGATCAATATCGACTCACTCGATGTTCACAATGCAGACGATTGGCAAAAGCCGCTGGATGTACAAATTAATTATAGCGGCAAGGCAAAACAATCCGGCAAATACACCCTTATCCCCTATGATCTCTTTCTGGGGCTCGGCGATAATCCATTTACCGCAGATAAACGACAGACTAACATTAATTTTGGCTTTCTGCAAGACCTCCAGATCACCGGCTATATTAATCTGCCACCAGGTTTTGATTTGGAATCTATGCCGAAATCCATGATAATGCGGATGCCTGACAGCAGCATTCTTTTTAAACGGATTTTTCAGAAGTCCGGAAAGGATCAGTTGGCGTTCCAGTTAAAGATTCAACACCTTCGCCCAGAATACGCCGCCATTGAATATCCCGACATCAAGGCTTATTACAAAAAAATGTATGAGCTGCTTTCCGAGCGGATCGTACTCAAAAAAATGTAA
- the atpD gene encoding F0F1 ATP synthase subunit beta: protein MANKGKIKQIIGAVVDVHFPDNQQLPEIYNALELQKENGDKLVLEVQQHLGEDSVRTISMEGTEGLVRGTEVVDTGRPITMPVGEGINGRLFNVTGDAIDGLPQIDKTNGRPIHNIPPAFENLNTSTEVLFTGIKVIDLIEPYAKGGKIGLFGGAGVGKTVLIQELINNIAKGHGGLSVFAGVGERTREGNDLLREMIEAGIMKYGDKFQHSMEEGGWDLNTVDMEGLKDSKATFVFGQMNEPPGARARVALSGLTIAEYFRDGDGTGKGRDILFFVDNIFRFTQAGSEVSALLGRMPSAVGYQPTLATEMGLMQERITSTKNGSITSVQAVYVPADDLTDPAPATTFAHLDATTVLSRKIADLGIYPAVDPLDSTSRILTPAIVGEKHYATADRVKLILQRYKELQDIIAILGMDELSDEDKLTVSRARKVQRFLSQPFHVAEQFTGLKGVFVSIEDTIRGFNAIMDGEVDEYPEAAFNLVGTLEDAVEKGKKLLAQAQG from the coding sequence ATGGCTAACAAAGGTAAAATTAAACAAATCATCGGTGCGGTCGTAGACGTACATTTTCCTGATAATCAGCAATTGCCTGAGATCTACAATGCGTTGGAGCTTCAAAAGGAAAACGGCGATAAGCTGGTTCTTGAAGTACAGCAGCATCTGGGAGAGGATAGTGTAAGGACTATCTCTATGGAAGGTACAGAAGGTCTTGTACGTGGGACAGAAGTAGTAGATACGGGCCGTCCGATTACCATGCCGGTGGGGGAAGGCATTAATGGTCGTTTGTTTAATGTAACTGGTGATGCCATTGATGGTCTGCCCCAGATTGACAAGACGAATGGTCGTCCTATTCATAATATTCCCCCTGCTTTTGAAAATCTGAATACTTCAACAGAGGTACTGTTTACAGGTATCAAAGTAATTGACTTGATCGAGCCTTATGCTAAGGGAGGTAAAATCGGTCTTTTCGGTGGGGCTGGTGTAGGTAAAACCGTATTGATCCAGGAATTAATCAACAATATTGCTAAAGGCCATGGCGGTCTGTCTGTATTTGCCGGTGTAGGAGAAAGGACCCGTGAAGGAAATGACCTGCTTCGTGAAATGATCGAAGCCGGCATTATGAAATACGGCGACAAATTCCAGCACTCTATGGAAGAGGGTGGATGGGATTTGAACACTGTAGATATGGAAGGATTAAAAGATTCTAAGGCAACCTTTGTATTTGGTCAGATGAACGAACCTCCAGGAGCCCGCGCCCGCGTAGCTTTGAGTGGTTTGACTATCGCTGAGTATTTCCGTGACGGAGATGGTACCGGTAAAGGTAGAGATATCCTTTTCTTTGTGGATAATATCTTCCGTTTCACGCAGGCTGGTTCTGAGGTCTCTGCCTTGCTGGGACGTATGCCATCAGCAGTAGGTTACCAGCCGACGCTTGCAACCGAGATGGGATTGATGCAGGAAAGAATTACTTCTACAAAAAATGGTTCTATTACTTCTGTACAGGCGGTATATGTACCTGCGGATGACTTGACTGACCCTGCTCCGGCTACAACCTTTGCTCACCTGGATGCAACGACAGTATTATCCCGTAAGATCGCTGACTTAGGTATCTATCCTGCGGTTGACCCATTGGATTCTACTTCAAGAATCCTGACGCCTGCGATTGTTGGCGAAAAGCACTATGCTACAGCTGACCGCGTAAAACTGATCCTGCAGCGTTATAAAGAACTACAGGACATCATCGCCATCCTGGGTATGGATGAGTTAAGCGATGAAGATAAACTGACAGTATCCAGGGCTCGTAAAGTACAGCGTTTCCTTTCTCAGCCATTCCATGTTGCTGAGCAGTTCACTGGTCTGAAAGGTGTATTTGTAAGCATTGAAGATACGATTCGTGGTTTTAATGCCATTATGGACGGTGAGGTGGATGAATATCCAGAAGCGGCATTCAACCTGGTAGGTACATTGGAAGATGCAGTTGAAAAAGGTAAAAAGCTGTTGGCACAGGCACAGGGATAA
- the atpC gene encoding ATP synthase F1 subunit epsilon produces MLLEILTPERRIYSGDVYGVQLPGISGLFEVLNRHAPMVSALTKGQIKVLVNAKGSNNQLFSIEGGFVEILDNKATVLVEGASEEI; encoded by the coding sequence ATGCTTTTAGAAATATTAACACCGGAAAGAAGAATCTATAGTGGGGATGTATATGGCGTTCAGTTGCCCGGTATCAGTGGCCTGTTTGAAGTGTTGAATCGTCATGCACCAATGGTGAGTGCGCTTACCAAAGGCCAGATCAAAGTTCTGGTCAATGCAAAAGGCTCCAATAATCAACTATTCTCGATTGAAGGCGGATTTGTTGAGATTTTGGATAACAAGGCAACTGTATTGGTTGAAGGTGCTTCAGAGGAAATCTAA